Within the Bacteroidales bacterium genome, the region CAAGAAAAGCATAAACTTTATCCACTAGTTTTTCTTTGGCAAAACCGAAGTTTACGGTTCCTCCGCCTTCAACCAATAAGCTGTCGATTCCTTCGTCACCTAGTTTCTCAGTGAGAAAATTCAGATCGATTTTTCCTTCTTTTTTTGGACAGACAAGTACTTTAACTCCAAGATTCTCCAGCTGTTTTATTTTTATTGATGGTGCTTGCTTTGTTGTGGCAATCCAAGTTGGTGCAATACTGATATTTAGAATTTTGG harbors:
- a CDS encoding dihydrofolate reductase family protein, whose translation is KILNISIAPTWIATTKQAPSIKIKQLENLGVKVLVCPKKEGKIDLNFLTEKLGDEGIDSLLVEGGGTVNFGFAKEKLVDKVYAFLAPKLIGGKSAKTGMEGDGFASLSEVIELKNLSYKRIKNDLLIEAYT